Proteins encoded by one window of Bacillus sp. DTU_2020_1000418_1_SI_GHA_SEK_038:
- the smpB gene encoding SsrA-binding protein SmpB — protein MPKGAGKMIAQNKKAYHDFAIEETYEAGIVLQGTEIKSIRAGKVNLKDSYARIDKGEIFLIGMHISPYEQGNRYNHDPLRERKLLLHGKEISKLIGDTKEIGYSIVPLKLYLKNGFAKVLIGLAKGKKKYDKREDLKKKEAKREVERAFRERQKM, from the coding sequence ATGCCAAAGGGCGCAGGAAAAATGATTGCCCAAAATAAAAAGGCTTATCATGATTTTGCAATAGAAGAAACATATGAAGCAGGGATTGTCCTGCAAGGAACAGAGATTAAATCTATTCGTGCTGGTAAAGTAAACTTAAAGGATTCGTATGCCAGAATTGATAAAGGGGAAATTTTCCTAATCGGAATGCATATCAGTCCATACGAACAGGGAAACCGCTACAATCATGATCCGTTGCGTGAAAGGAAGCTGCTTCTTCACGGAAAAGAAATCAGCAAATTGATAGGCGATACGAAGGAAATCGGCTATTCTATCGTTCCATTGAAGCTTTATTTAAAAAATGGCTTTGCGAAGGTTTTAATTGGCCTCGCAAAAGGGAAGAAGAAATACGATAAACGTGAAGATCTGAAAAAGAAAGAAGCGAAACGTGAAGTCGAGCGTGCCTTCCGCGAAAGACAGAAAATGTAG
- a CDS encoding DUF3311 domain-containing protein, with product MSKRTFNTLYIAIGIIPFLMLVFPGFELGNRATPIIMGLPFSFFWVLLWIVITFVALIILYRLDPEKDEEEDV from the coding sequence ATGAGTAAACGAACATTTAATACGCTTTACATTGCTATTGGTATTATTCCGTTTTTGATGTTAGTCTTTCCAGGCTTTGAATTAGGCAATCGGGCAACCCCCATTATTATGGGACTGCCATTCTCGTTTTTTTGGGTTTTATTGTGGATTGTGATTACATTTGTTGCATTAATCATTCTATACCGACTTGACCCAGAAAAAGATGAAGAGGAGGACGTGTAA
- a CDS encoding LAGLIDADG family homing endonuclease, with product MVKSNLLLGIYAIINRNVCSSLFKNMRGEINLEAWEAAYLAGIIDGEGSITLTRMHESEHRRPCITISSTDMELLVYIQSVTGGTINNKKNYKPGYHKDSYTLNIKTKSIVINLLNHIYPYLRVDKKKRRARWILDNYEKVTPRNGKYNTDRLKKKLQFEEAFFNL from the coding sequence TTGGTTAAATCTAATCTATTGTTGGGAATCTATGCTATAATAAACAGAAACGTATGTTCCAGTTTATTTAAAAATATGAGGGGAGAAATTAATTTGGAAGCCTGGGAAGCTGCTTATCTAGCAGGAATAATTGATGGGGAAGGATCCATAACATTAACTAGAATGCACGAAAGTGAACATAGGCGCCCATGTATTACTATTTCTTCAACAGATATGGAGCTTTTGGTTTATATTCAATCCGTAACAGGGGGAACAATTAATAATAAGAAAAATTACAAACCGGGTTATCACAAAGACTCCTATACTCTAAACATAAAAACTAAAAGTATTGTGATAAATCTATTAAATCATATTTATCCCTATTTAAGGGTTGATAAAAAAAAGCGCCGTGCACGATGGATACTAGACAATTATGAAAAGGTTACTCCGAGAAACGGAAAATATAATACAGATAGACTTAAAAAGAAATTACAGTTTGAGGAAGCATTTTTTAATTTATAA
- a CDS encoding RidA family protein yields the protein MSGYNAVLGRNSENAPNGNGLYSQTVAFSHYNNLSAQLPIEPKTGKLVAGGIKEQAEQCFKNIKAIVESIDHVMSDVVRITVFVKNIKDVDAVDEVYKTFFPTYVPSRTTVAVAALPMDALVQVEALVSHGEGTIPNAPQAGDLIKLTNNTANAPTCSLSTQTVSFSHYNNLSAQLPIDPKTGRLVVGGVKEQAGQCLKNIKAILESIDVPFDDIVKINIFLKNLSDTEAVNEVYKTFFPDSAIARAVAYVPARTVVAASALPMDALVQIEAVVSHGDGTPPQAIEDRHGIVIWANNTDNAPKCSLSTQTVAFSHYNHLSAQLPLDPKTGELVAGGVKEQAEQCLTNIKAIVESINHVMDDVVKVNIFLKNIEDMDAVDEAYKTFFPSGVPARRTVGVSALPKDALIQIDAVVSNAEGTPPKA from the coding sequence ATGAGCGGTTATAACGCAGTATTAGGAAGAAATTCGGAAAATGCTCCAAACGGTAACGGTCTATATTCACAAACTGTTGCTTTCTCTCATTACAATAATCTTTCAGCTCAATTACCAATCGAACCTAAAACTGGTAAATTGGTAGCAGGCGGCATTAAAGAGCAAGCTGAACAGTGCTTTAAAAATATCAAGGCAATTGTAGAAAGCATTGATCATGTTATGAGTGATGTCGTTAGAATCACTGTATTCGTTAAGAATATCAAAGATGTTGACGCTGTAGATGAAGTTTACAAAACGTTCTTCCCAACCTATGTTCCTTCACGTACAACAGTTGCAGTTGCAGCTTTGCCTATGGATGCTTTGGTGCAAGTTGAAGCACTTGTTTCACATGGTGAAGGTACAATTCCAAACGCGCCACAAGCAGGCGACCTCATTAAGCTTACAAATAACACGGCAAATGCACCAACATGTTCTCTATCTACACAAACTGTGTCTTTCTCTCATTACAATAATCTTTCAGCTCAATTGCCGATCGATCCGAAAACTGGCCGACTAGTAGTTGGCGGTGTAAAAGAGCAAGCTGGACAGTGCTTGAAAAATATCAAGGCAATTTTAGAAAGTATCGATGTTCCTTTTGATGATATTGTTAAAATTAATATCTTCCTTAAAAACCTATCGGATACTGAAGCCGTAAATGAAGTTTATAAAACATTCTTCCCAGACTCGGCTATCGCCAGAGCCGTAGCATATGTTCCTGCACGGACAGTAGTTGCAGCTTCAGCTCTACCTATGGATGCTTTAGTACAAATCGAAGCAGTGGTGTCACACGGAGATGGTACACCACCACAAGCTATTGAAGACAGACATGGAATCGTTATATGGGCGAACAATACTGATAATGCACCAAAGTGTTCCCTATCTACACAAACTGTAGCGTTCTCTCATTACAATCACCTTTCAGCTCAATTGCCTTTAGATCCAAAAACTGGCGAATTGGTAGCTGGTGGTGTAAAAGAGCAGGCTGAACAATGCTTGACAAATATTAAGGCAATTGTAGAAAGTATCAACCACGTTATGGACGATGTAGTTAAAGTAAATATCTTCCTTAAGAATATTGAAGATATGGATGCTGTAGACGAAGCTTACAAAACATTCTTCCCAAGCGGTGTTCCAGCACGAAGAACAGTTGGCGTATCAGCATTACCTAAAGATGCTTTAATCCAAATCGATGCAGTTGTATCAAATGCTGAAGGAACACCTCCCAAAGCATAA
- the rnr gene encoding ribonuclease R: MENIQQIIDKVLYYMKDEAYKPLTVQEMEAAFEIEDSSDFKDFVKALVQMEEKGLVVRTRSNRYGLPEKMNLIRGKLTGHAKGFAFVIPEEPGMDDIFIPPNETNNAMHGDIVLARVSSESSGQRREGTIVRILERGIQQIVGTYTESKHFGFVLPDDKKFTSDIFIPKNASLGAVEGHKVVVKLTTYPEGRKSAEGEVIQILGHKNDPGVDILSIIHKHSLPMAFPDEVISHANSTPDTIAEGDLENRRDLRNETIVTIDGADAKDLDDAVTVTKLENGNYKLGVHIADVSHYVTEDSPIDREASDRGTSVYLVDRVIPMIPHRLSNGICSLNPQVDRLTLSCEMEITSSGEVVSHEIFQSVIKTTERMTYSDVNKILEDQDEELLKRYEPLIPMFQLMGELAQILREKRMKRGAIDFDFKEAKVIVDEDGKPNDVVLRERSTAERLIEEFMLAANETVAEHFHWLDVPFIYRIHEDPKEDKLRRFFEFITNFGYLVRGTANAVHPRALQEIIEEVQGKPEEMVVSTVMLRSMQQAKYYPESLGHFGLSTEFYTHFTSPIRRYPDLIVHRLIRTYLIQGKLDATTREKWNVLLPDIAEHTSNMERRAVDAERETDELKKAEYMEDKIGQEYDGIISSVTNFGMFVELPNTIEGLIHVSYMTDDYYRYDERHLAMIGERTGNVFRIGDEITVRVIKVNKEERSIDFEIVGMKGTPRRRDSKELPKIIRTGSSERKPRKGKSEQGQGKNKNGNDSGKSPRKKKKFYDNAPKAKRKSKKR, encoded by the coding sequence ATGGAAAATATTCAACAGATTATTGATAAGGTCCTCTATTATATGAAGGATGAGGCATATAAGCCTTTGACTGTTCAAGAAATGGAGGCTGCATTTGAAATTGAGGATTCATCCGATTTCAAGGACTTCGTCAAAGCATTAGTACAAATGGAAGAGAAAGGGCTTGTTGTAAGAACAAGAAGCAATCGTTACGGACTGCCGGAAAAAATGAATCTGATCCGCGGTAAGTTAACTGGTCATGCAAAGGGCTTTGCCTTTGTGATACCAGAGGAGCCAGGGATGGATGATATTTTTATTCCACCAAATGAAACAAACAACGCGATGCATGGAGATATTGTTCTAGCACGAGTCAGCTCAGAAAGCTCGGGACAGAGAAGAGAAGGGACCATTGTCCGCATTTTGGAACGCGGTATTCAGCAAATTGTGGGAACTTACACAGAGAGTAAGCATTTTGGTTTTGTTCTGCCTGATGATAAGAAGTTTACAAGTGATATTTTCATTCCGAAAAATGCATCCTTAGGTGCGGTGGAAGGCCATAAAGTGGTAGTGAAGCTGACCACTTATCCAGAAGGACGGAAAAGTGCCGAAGGAGAAGTCATTCAAATTCTCGGTCATAAAAATGACCCGGGTGTAGACATCTTGTCAATTATACATAAACACAGCTTGCCAATGGCTTTTCCTGATGAAGTGATTAGTCATGCAAATAGTACGCCTGATACTATTGCGGAGGGTGATCTTGAAAACCGCCGCGATTTAAGAAATGAAACAATTGTGACGATTGATGGGGCAGATGCAAAGGATTTGGATGATGCCGTTACCGTGACAAAATTAGAAAACGGAAATTATAAGCTCGGTGTACATATTGCAGATGTTTCTCATTATGTGACGGAGGATTCTCCTATCGACCGGGAAGCATCTGACCGTGGAACGAGTGTCTATTTAGTCGATCGGGTGATCCCGATGATTCCGCATCGCCTATCGAATGGCATTTGTTCATTGAATCCGCAGGTGGACAGATTGACTTTATCATGCGAAATGGAAATTACCTCGAGTGGGGAAGTAGTATCACATGAGATTTTTCAGAGTGTGATAAAGACAACTGAGCGGATGACGTATTCAGACGTGAATAAAATTCTCGAGGATCAGGATGAGGAGCTGCTGAAGCGTTACGAGCCTCTAATTCCAATGTTTCAGCTAATGGGCGAGCTTGCTCAAATTTTACGGGAAAAGCGGATGAAGCGCGGTGCCATCGATTTTGATTTTAAAGAAGCAAAAGTTATTGTCGATGAAGACGGAAAGCCAAATGATGTCGTTCTTCGTGAACGCTCTACGGCTGAAAGGCTGATTGAAGAATTTATGCTTGCAGCAAACGAAACGGTTGCTGAGCATTTCCATTGGCTGGATGTTCCGTTCATCTATCGTATACACGAGGATCCGAAAGAGGATAAGCTAAGAAGATTTTTCGAGTTTATTACGAACTTCGGTTATTTAGTGAGAGGGACGGCCAATGCTGTACATCCTCGTGCATTACAGGAAATTATTGAAGAGGTGCAAGGAAAGCCGGAAGAGATGGTTGTTTCAACCGTGATGCTTCGCTCGATGCAGCAGGCGAAATATTACCCAGAAAGCCTGGGACACTTTGGGTTGTCAACGGAGTTTTACACGCATTTTACCTCACCGATTCGCCGTTATCCTGACTTAATTGTCCACCGATTAATAAGAACGTATTTAATTCAGGGTAAGTTGGACGCAACGACTAGAGAAAAATGGAATGTCCTTTTACCGGATATTGCCGAGCACACCTCAAATATGGAACGGAGAGCAGTGGACGCGGAGCGGGAAACAGACGAGCTGAAAAAAGCTGAATATATGGAAGATAAGATTGGCCAGGAATATGACGGGATCATTAGCTCTGTCACGAATTTTGGAATGTTTGTTGAGCTGCCAAATACGATTGAAGGCTTGATTCATGTTAGTTATATGACGGATGATTACTACCGTTATGATGAGCGCCATCTAGCAATGATTGGTGAACGTACAGGCAATGTTTTCCGAATAGGGGACGAAATCACGGTTAGAGTGATTAAGGTTAATAAAGAAGAACGCTCGATCGATTTTGAAATTGTCGGGATGAAGGGGACCCCTCGCAGAAGGGATTCCAAAGAATTGCCGAAGATTATCCGCACAGGCAGCAGTGAACGAAAGCCTCGAAAAGGGAAATCAGAACAGGGCCAAGGGAAAAATAAAAATGGCAATGATTCAGGTAAAAGCCCAAGAAAGAAAAAGAAGTTTTACGACAATGCTCCAAAGGCAAAGAGAAAAAGTAAAAAGCGTTAA
- a CDS encoding Zn-dependent hydrolase: MDNSNYLLVKEEIFILKQQKVAINGKRLKDTLESFANFGRTKNNGVTRLSLSDEDRAARDYFCACCQELGLTVKMDDMGNIYATLEGALDMPPIVIGSHMDSVKRGGRFDGILGVVAGLEVVCTLVENNIQPQIPITIVNFTNEEGARFEPSMMASGVLSGKFDKQNMMKKTDSDGITFEEALQQIGYAGNEEARLNNGTAFLELHIEQGPILEREAFSIGVVECVVGMVCYEIEVLGESDHAGTTPMNMRKDALFAVNHLISEIREKLGPLDDELVFTIGRMNVFPNIHTVIPNKVVFSLEARHKDPAVIKQVEEIIQNLGESSNNEGCTIHKEKLWDRKTVWFDEEVCAHIEEAVKSLGYSYRRMVSGAGHDAQFIAGMMPSAMVFVPSINGKSHSEDEITTWEDCEKGVNVLLETVIALLAKHQ; the protein is encoded by the coding sequence TTGGACAACTCAAATTATCTTTTGGTAAAGGAGGAGATTTTTATTTTAAAACAGCAGAAGGTTGCGATTAACGGAAAAAGGCTCAAGGATACGTTAGAGTCATTTGCAAACTTTGGACGAACGAAAAATAACGGCGTTACACGCTTATCCTTATCAGATGAGGATCGAGCGGCACGTGATTATTTCTGTGCCTGCTGCCAAGAGTTAGGATTGACTGTCAAAATGGATGACATGGGAAATATATATGCCACCCTCGAAGGCGCTCTCGACATGCCGCCGATTGTTATAGGTTCCCATATGGATTCAGTTAAAAGAGGTGGCCGCTTTGATGGAATTTTAGGAGTTGTTGCGGGTTTAGAAGTCGTTTGTACGCTCGTGGAAAATAACATACAACCACAGATTCCTATTACGATTGTTAATTTTACCAATGAAGAGGGAGCTAGATTTGAACCATCAATGATGGCCTCAGGCGTTCTGTCAGGAAAATTTGACAAACAGAACATGATGAAAAAAACTGACTCTGACGGCATTACGTTTGAGGAGGCTTTACAGCAAATCGGCTATGCAGGGAATGAAGAGGCCCGCCTCAATAACGGGACAGCGTTTTTGGAACTGCATATTGAACAAGGGCCAATCCTTGAAAGGGAAGCCTTTTCGATCGGGGTTGTAGAATGTGTTGTTGGAATGGTTTGTTATGAAATTGAAGTATTAGGAGAATCCGACCATGCTGGAACAACTCCAATGAATATGAGAAAAGATGCCCTATTTGCTGTTAATCATCTTATCTCTGAAATCAGAGAAAAACTTGGTCCTTTAGATGATGAACTCGTGTTTACAATCGGAAGAATGAATGTCTTTCCGAATATTCACACCGTGATTCCAAATAAAGTGGTGTTCTCACTTGAGGCTAGACATAAAGATCCGGCTGTCATCAAACAGGTTGAAGAAATCATTCAAAACTTAGGGGAATCATCTAATAACGAAGGCTGTACGATCCATAAAGAAAAATTATGGGACCGCAAAACAGTTTGGTTTGATGAAGAAGTCTGTGCCCATATTGAAGAGGCTGTTAAATCGTTAGGCTATTCCTATCGAAGAATGGTAAGTGGAGCTGGACATGACGCCCAATTTATTGCGGGAATGATGCCGTCTGCAATGGTTTTTGTTCCAAGTATAAATGGAAAGAGCCATAGTGAAGATGAAATTACGACATGGGAAGATTGTGAAAAAGGAGTAAACGTCCTTCTTGAAACGGTCATTGCCCTGCTAGCCAAACATCAATAA